One window of the Endomicrobium proavitum genome contains the following:
- a CDS encoding glycoside hydrolase family 2 TIM barrel-domain containing protein, whose translation MNTLKTILTLMLTVGFSFTAWAKLSDRQELTDALLSASEFNRTMTYEEPKPFKIYDAGNEEWIDYSKYGVMEATGTAYYSYVITNSTALAAASGEGIYPNQQSVLNSPDYKKYVKKLNGDKFKFIYSDDYQANFYKWATVDENPGLKLYYAAFALEKAGNYKHAVKAYYACMVLFPKAVGWTQMQTPWYIAPVCVAKIKYLTKTYPEIGVRLVGEDITIQNVFDNDYKNDVFIINPGKLVKATKKDFEKKYIDLAKVGVKNITGAGRVKLIQYKNNHFKLTVNGEPFTIKAVSYSPSKVGLSPDFGTLDNLKDWTLDDYDKNGRIDGPFDAWVDANRNDKKDRDEYRVGDFALMKAMGVNTLRVYHHKGVNKKLLREGYNNYGFMSLVGNLIGMYGVDSGAYWYDGTDYADNTQIENMLDSVRDMVNEFKDEPYVLAWVLGNENNYGSVGVEGESLGSANKTQQQPEAYYKFVNEAAKLIKKLDPKKRPVVLCNGDTYMLDYAAKYAPEIDVYGANAYRGDYGFGAIWRDVQREFGGKPVLITEYGCPAYAKGWSAARIEKAQAAYHKGNWGDIEDNLGGISGGIGNALGGVIFEWVDEWWKAGYKYDAGIHDTDSQWAGPFLDGSAYEEWFGITSQGSGGRSPFERQLRKAYFMYMNVWNEVKN comes from the coding sequence ATGAACACACTGAAAACAATTCTTACACTTATGCTAACCGTTGGTTTTTCTTTTACTGCTTGGGCAAAATTGTCCGACAGGCAGGAGTTAACCGACGCATTGTTATCTGCATCTGAATTTAACAGAACTATGACATATGAGGAACCAAAACCTTTTAAAATTTACGACGCCGGAAATGAGGAATGGATAGATTATTCAAAATACGGCGTGATGGAAGCAACGGGCACTGCGTATTATTCTTACGTAATAACTAATTCCACGGCGTTGGCGGCGGCAAGCGGAGAAGGAATTTATCCTAACCAACAAAGCGTTTTAAACTCTCCGGATTACAAGAAATACGTTAAAAAATTAAACGGCGATAAATTTAAATTTATATATTCCGACGATTATCAGGCAAATTTTTACAAATGGGCTACTGTTGACGAAAATCCCGGGCTCAAACTTTATTACGCCGCATTTGCATTGGAAAAAGCGGGAAATTATAAGCATGCCGTTAAAGCCTATTACGCGTGTATGGTTCTTTTTCCAAAAGCCGTAGGTTGGACGCAGATGCAAACTCCATGGTACATAGCTCCGGTTTGCGTTGCAAAAATAAAGTATCTTACAAAAACTTATCCCGAAATAGGCGTGCGCCTTGTCGGCGAAGATATTACAATACAAAACGTTTTTGATAACGATTATAAAAATGACGTTTTTATAATAAATCCCGGCAAACTTGTAAAAGCTACTAAAAAAGATTTTGAGAAAAAATATATAGACCTTGCAAAAGTCGGCGTTAAAAATATAACGGGCGCCGGCAGAGTAAAACTTATTCAATACAAAAACAATCACTTTAAACTTACCGTAAACGGCGAACCTTTTACAATTAAAGCCGTTTCTTACAGCCCCAGCAAGGTAGGCCTTTCTCCGGATTTCGGCACGCTTGATAACTTAAAAGACTGGACTCTTGACGACTACGATAAAAACGGCAGAATTGACGGACCTTTTGACGCTTGGGTGGACGCAAACAGAAACGATAAAAAAGACCGCGACGAATACCGCGTGGGAGATTTCGCTTTAATGAAAGCTATGGGCGTAAATACTTTGAGGGTTTATCATCATAAAGGCGTCAATAAAAAACTTTTGCGGGAAGGATATAACAATTACGGATTTATGTCTCTTGTCGGCAATCTTATAGGAATGTACGGCGTAGATTCCGGCGCATATTGGTATGACGGAACCGATTACGCCGACAACACGCAGATTGAAAATATGCTTGACAGCGTGCGCGACATGGTAAATGAATTCAAAGACGAGCCTTACGTTTTGGCGTGGGTTTTGGGAAATGAAAATAATTACGGTTCCGTTGGAGTTGAGGGTGAATCTTTAGGTTCCGCAAACAAAACGCAACAGCAGCCCGAAGCTTACTATAAATTTGTAAACGAAGCGGCAAAACTTATTAAAAAACTTGACCCGAAAAAAAGACCTGTCGTTTTGTGCAACGGCGACACGTATATGTTAGATTACGCCGCAAAATACGCTCCCGAAATAGATGTGTACGGCGCAAATGCATACAGAGGAGATTACGGCTTTGGCGCAATTTGGAGAGACGTTCAAAGAGAGTTCGGCGGCAAACCTGTTTTGATAACCGAATACGGCTGCCCTGCTTACGCCAAGGGCTGGAGCGCTGCAAGAATTGAAAAAGCTCAAGCGGCATATCATAAAGGCAACTGGGGCGACATTGAAGATAATTTGGGCGGAATTTCCGGCGGTATAGGCAATGCGTTAGGCGGAGTTATTTTTGAATGGGTTGACGAATGGTGGAAGGCCGGATATAAGTATGACGCAGGCATTCACGATACGGATTCTCAATGGGCAGGGCCTTTCCTTGACGGTAGCGCATATGAAGAATGGTTTGGCATAACGTCGCAGGGTTCCGGCGGACGCAGTCCGTTTGAGCGCCAGCTTCGCAAAGCTTACTTTATGTATATGAACGTTTGGAATGAAGTGAAAAACTGA